One segment of Natronosalvus halobius DNA contains the following:
- a CDS encoding DEAD/DEAH box helicase: MEVAEVLPDFADAFAFEAFNEMQREALPALLEREENVVASAPTASGKTALAELAICNALAEGGTALFIAPLRALTNEKEADWDRFESMDYSVYVVTGERDLNPRRAKHADILVMTPEKLDSATRKHDSPRYDFVTDVDVCVIDEVHLLDADRRGSVLEVTVSRLRRLCDPRVVALSATMPNVDDVAAWLDAPPACTFEFGDEYRPVDLNAGVKTYTHGENSFADKYRRLYRALDLAEPHFREDGQALVFVASRQDTVQAAKKARDEIGERDVPMGARGDYDFHTETKRLENDTLRNSALDGVGFHHAGLSKNDKDLIEEWFKEGKIELLFSTSTLAWGVNLPARCVVIRDTKYHDPLEGEVDMSPLDILQMLGRAGRPGYDDVGYGWVVCDGAEADDYRRLLREGKEIESRLADSLQTHLNAEIAMGTITGLEDVMDWLETTFYYVRGQSRPESYDFQNLRRRVRDCLEELVEQGFVETGEDLSVEATPRGVLASTYYLRLETAVGFAELCDGAVGTEGDDDSTTASAPGTTLEADDVLEAVATAGEFDSVSARQSERDAINAALLGQDTGDLDAGQRKVLAILRSAANDDNTPPDLRSDAWVIRQNALRLLAALRAFLDRFATPHDANLARRLEARIENGVADNAAGLTAIDGVASGRASKLSKEGLSTPGDVVAAGVSGLRDAGLGESIAERIYEGAQTLPAVELEWGDFPETIGAGENTVQEVRIRNVGEPARAGIRVTVNDVEMTSTSTYLRDSETVPVGVFGANADELEYTVSVAFPEEPLRPLEERRTVEVRR, encoded by the coding sequence ATGGAGGTCGCCGAGGTTCTGCCCGACTTTGCCGACGCGTTCGCCTTCGAGGCGTTCAACGAGATGCAACGCGAGGCCCTCCCCGCGTTACTCGAGCGCGAGGAGAACGTGGTCGCGAGCGCGCCGACGGCGTCGGGGAAGACGGCCCTGGCCGAACTCGCGATCTGTAACGCGCTGGCCGAGGGAGGAACCGCCCTCTTTATCGCCCCGCTACGGGCGCTGACCAACGAGAAGGAGGCCGACTGGGACCGCTTCGAGTCCATGGACTACTCGGTGTACGTCGTCACCGGCGAACGCGACCTGAATCCGCGCCGGGCGAAGCACGCGGACATTCTCGTGATGACGCCCGAGAAGCTCGACTCCGCAACTCGAAAGCACGACTCTCCACGATACGACTTCGTGACGGACGTCGATGTCTGCGTGATCGACGAGGTCCACCTGCTCGACGCCGACCGGCGCGGATCGGTCCTCGAGGTGACCGTTTCGCGACTGCGTCGGCTCTGTGACCCCCGCGTCGTCGCCCTCTCGGCGACGATGCCGAACGTCGACGACGTGGCGGCCTGGCTCGACGCCCCACCGGCGTGTACGTTCGAGTTCGGTGACGAGTACCGCCCGGTCGACCTCAACGCGGGCGTCAAGACCTACACCCACGGCGAGAACTCCTTCGCCGACAAGTACCGTCGCCTCTACCGGGCGCTCGACCTCGCCGAACCTCACTTCCGGGAGGACGGTCAGGCGCTCGTATTCGTCGCCTCCCGCCAGGACACCGTCCAGGCGGCGAAGAAGGCCAGAGACGAGATCGGCGAGCGCGACGTGCCGATGGGGGCACGCGGCGACTACGACTTTCATACCGAGACCAAGCGCCTCGAGAACGACACCTTGCGAAACTCGGCGCTCGACGGCGTGGGCTTTCACCACGCAGGCCTCTCGAAGAACGACAAGGACCTGATCGAGGAGTGGTTCAAGGAGGGCAAGATCGAACTGCTGTTCTCGACGTCGACGCTCGCCTGGGGGGTCAACCTCCCAGCCCGCTGCGTCGTCATCCGCGATACGAAGTACCACGACCCGCTCGAGGGCGAGGTGGACATGAGCCCGCTCGACATCCTCCAGATGCTCGGGCGCGCGGGCCGACCCGGCTACGACGACGTCGGCTACGGCTGGGTCGTCTGCGACGGCGCCGAGGCGGACGACTACCGCCGACTCCTTCGAGAGGGGAAAGAGATCGAGTCCAGGCTGGCCGACAGCCTCCAGACCCACCTCAACGCCGAGATCGCGATGGGAACCATCACCGGCCTCGAGGACGTGATGGACTGGCTCGAGACCACTTTCTACTACGTTCGTGGCCAGTCGCGCCCGGAGTCCTACGACTTCCAGAACCTCCGACGGCGCGTTCGAGACTGCCTCGAGGAGCTGGTCGAGCAGGGCTTCGTCGAGACCGGGGAAGACCTGTCGGTCGAGGCGACCCCTCGCGGGGTGCTCGCCTCAACGTACTATCTGCGCCTGGAGACGGCCGTCGGCTTTGCGGAGCTGTGTGACGGGGCCGTGGGCACCGAGGGAGATGACGACTCCACCACCGCATCGGCGCCGGGAACGACACTCGAGGCCGACGACGTCCTCGAAGCCGTCGCCACGGCTGGCGAGTTCGACTCCGTCTCCGCCCGCCAGTCCGAGCGCGATGCGATCAACGCGGCACTCCTCGGCCAGGACACCGGCGACCTCGACGCCGGCCAGCGGAAGGTACTCGCCATCCTGCGAAGCGCTGCCAACGACGACAACACCCCACCGGACCTCCGGAGCGACGCCTGGGTGATTCGACAGAACGCGCTCCGCCTGCTCGCCGCCCTGCGCGCGTTCCTCGATCGGTTCGCGACGCCCCACGACGCCAACCTCGCTCGCCGACTCGAGGCGCGGATCGAGAACGGCGTCGCCGACAACGCAGCCGGCCTGACGGCCATCGACGGCGTCGCCTCCGGTCGGGCGAGCAAGCTCTCGAAGGAGGGACTCTCGACGCCCGGCGACGTCGTCGCAGCCGGCGTCTCGGGGCTCCGCGACGCGGGGCTGGGCGAGAGCATCGCCGAGCGCATCTACGAGGGCGCACAGACGCTCCCCGCGGTCGAACTCGAGTGGGGAGACTTTCCCGAGACCATCGGCGCAGGTGAGAACACCGTCCAGGAGGTCCGCATCCGAAACGTGGGCGAACCGGCCAGGGCGGGAATTCGCGTGACGGTCAACGACGTCGAGATGACCAGCACCAGCACGTACCTCCGCGACTCGGAAACGGTCCCGGTCGGCGTCTTCGGTGCGAACGCGGACGAACTCGAGTACACCGTCAGCGTCGCGTTCCCCGAAGAGCCGCTGCGGCCGCTCGAGGAGCGGCGGACAGTCGAGGTTCGTCGGTAG
- a CDS encoding ribbon-helix-helix domain-containing protein, translating into MPKISVEIPQELLEDLDEHVGDDGKFVNRSDAIRASIRKTLDILDEIDERHDRLEEES; encoded by the coding sequence ATGCCAAAGATCAGCGTCGAAATCCCCCAGGAACTCCTCGAGGACCTCGACGAACACGTCGGCGACGACGGGAAGTTCGTCAACCGCAGTGACGCGATTCGCGCCTCGATCCGCAAGACGCTCGACATCCTGGACGAGATCGACGAGCGACACGATCGGCTCGAAGAGGAGTCGTAG
- a CDS encoding twin-arginine translocase subunit TatC, which produces MSAIDEDTVRTINAGRDTLGAMLSSAQANLQKVFIIFVIGFIGSFYALRLYIWDFLKATAKAEMSPNVADQATVITRTPFEVILLQAKIGMIVGVIVAIPALLYFSRDKLRERGVESVVPISTAYLATFVLFSLVLFVVGLIYAYAVFFPYAFGFLAGNAVAMGVNPSFGITEFTEFIALLTISFGLAAQLPLFMSALSYTEIVPYETFRDKWRHAIVAITVFGALFSPPDPFTLVMWAAPMVILYVFSLGLAKLVANIRRKGAAELESGTGLVKRRVLQFGLGILTIAGLSSLAISYGAFDSLEEEIYPALPARIRPGGGSILETLPAEHGLTGTIAAGLIVGLGVALVALIGYTIVVLQRPIYPRESALRTATDPSEIDLQVLEADAIERAPPQVFLKMTEEEAMEEAREAMYDDDKVKAQAILDRFDSLNADADADGATADANESATAPGESAGGESGDTDDTGDTDDSGGILSSTAAGMLDPFTEDETTEEDIGGYAYDFAFILNSLTSKMFRLVGLFMLVMGGTFFWLYQGGVGDVLELFLSRMPESVLEEVAVENDVDPSGMDLQTFLEQTDLVVAIHPVEVLIFAVKVSVIAGVVAVLPLLLYYAWPAARKRGLVRGDRRVFLVWGGTIALGFAAGTYLGFFWIAPSVISYLVADALANNMEVSYRIKSFFWLVIYTTVGIGFLFNIIVTMALFHVGGIVSYRTMLRRWRPVVVGIFTVAAFASPKGILTMFLMAIPLAVTYMLGLAVLYVLTGGGRLFGGGGSTSAPEPVEQETG; this is translated from the coding sequence ATGAGCGCTATCGACGAGGACACCGTCCGGACGATAAATGCTGGACGGGACACGCTCGGGGCGATGCTCTCGAGTGCCCAGGCGAACCTCCAGAAGGTCTTTATCATCTTCGTGATCGGCTTCATCGGATCGTTCTACGCGCTCCGACTGTACATCTGGGACTTTCTCAAAGCGACGGCGAAAGCCGAGATGTCGCCGAATGTCGCCGACCAGGCGACGGTCATCACGCGGACGCCGTTCGAGGTGATCTTGCTCCAGGCGAAAATCGGCATGATCGTCGGCGTCATCGTGGCTATCCCGGCGCTGCTGTACTTCTCACGCGACAAACTTCGAGAACGCGGCGTCGAGAGTGTCGTCCCGATTTCGACGGCCTATCTGGCTACGTTCGTCCTCTTCTCGCTCGTCCTCTTCGTCGTCGGATTGATCTACGCCTACGCGGTGTTCTTCCCCTACGCGTTCGGGTTCCTCGCCGGAAACGCCGTCGCGATGGGGGTCAATCCCAGTTTCGGAATCACCGAGTTCACCGAATTCATCGCGCTTCTTACGATTTCGTTCGGCCTGGCCGCGCAACTTCCGCTGTTCATGAGTGCCCTCTCGTACACCGAAATCGTCCCCTACGAGACCTTCCGGGACAAGTGGCGCCACGCCATCGTCGCCATCACGGTCTTCGGCGCGCTCTTCTCGCCGCCCGACCCGTTTACCCTCGTCATGTGGGCGGCCCCGATGGTCATCCTCTACGTGTTTAGCCTCGGCCTCGCGAAACTCGTCGCCAACATCCGCCGGAAGGGGGCCGCCGAACTCGAGAGCGGAACCGGCCTCGTCAAACGCCGCGTCCTCCAGTTCGGCCTCGGCATTCTCACGATCGCTGGACTCTCGAGTCTCGCCATCAGCTACGGCGCCTTCGACTCCCTCGAAGAGGAGATCTACCCCGCCCTCCCCGCCCGAATTCGACCCGGCGGCGGGTCGATCCTCGAGACCCTACCGGCCGAACACGGCCTCACCGGAACGATCGCCGCGGGACTGATCGTCGGCCTCGGAGTCGCACTCGTCGCGCTGATCGGCTACACGATCGTGGTCCTGCAGCGGCCGATCTACCCCCGGGAATCGGCGCTTCGAACGGCGACGGACCCCTCCGAAATCGATCTGCAGGTGCTCGAGGCCGACGCCATCGAGCGCGCCCCGCCGCAGGTCTTCCTCAAGATGACCGAGGAGGAGGCCATGGAGGAGGCCCGCGAGGCGATGTACGACGACGACAAGGTGAAGGCGCAGGCGATCCTCGACCGGTTCGATTCGCTGAACGCGGACGCTGACGCCGACGGTGCAACCGCCGACGCCAACGAGTCGGCGACGGCACCCGGCGAATCAGCCGGAGGCGAAAGCGGCGACACCGACGACACCGGCGACACCGACGACAGCGGTGGCATCCTCTCGAGCACGGCCGCCGGCATGCTCGATCCGTTCACCGAAGACGAGACGACCGAGGAGGACATCGGCGGCTACGCCTACGACTTCGCGTTCATCCTCAACAGTCTAACCTCCAAGATGTTCCGGCTGGTCGGCCTGTTCATGCTCGTCATGGGCGGCACGTTCTTCTGGCTCTACCAGGGCGGCGTCGGCGACGTCCTGGAGCTGTTCCTCAGCCGGATGCCCGAGTCCGTCCTGGAGGAAGTCGCCGTCGAGAACGACGTCGATCCGAGCGGAATGGATCTGCAGACGTTCCTCGAGCAGACCGATCTCGTGGTCGCGATTCACCCCGTCGAGGTACTGATCTTCGCCGTGAAGGTGAGCGTCATCGCGGGCGTCGTGGCCGTCCTTCCCCTGTTGCTGTACTACGCCTGGCCCGCGGCCAGAAAGCGCGGCCTGGTCCGAGGCGACCGGCGCGTGTTCCTCGTCTGGGGCGGAACGATCGCGCTCGGGTTCGCCGCCGGGACCTACCTCGGGTTCTTCTGGATCGCCCCCTCCGTAATCTCCTACCTGGTCGCGGACGCGCTCGCCAACAATATGGAAGTCTCCTACCGGATCAAGAGCTTCTTCTGGCTCGTGATCTACACGACCGTCGGGATCGGCTTCCTCTTCAACATCATCGTCACGATGGCGCTGTTCCACGTCGGCGGTATCGTCAGCTACCGGACGATGCTCCGGCGCTGGCGGCCGGTCGTCGTCGGCATCTTCACCGTCGCTGCGTTTGCGAGTCCGAAGGGAATCCTGACGATGTTCCTGATGGCGATCCCGCTCGCAGTGACCTACATGCTGGGACTGGCCGTCCTCTACGTGCTCACCGGTGGCGGGCGATTATTCGGCGGCGGCGGGTCGACATCGGCGCCCGAACCTGTCGAGCAGGAAACCGGATAG
- the tatC gene encoding twin-arginine translocase subunit TatC: protein MEGEDDPAGVGTSPDLSHLEEPAPEPPGETDTDADATASPEAKTDGHGHHDGARDRQEPSYPDPDDDIGGISTPPDDEEMPLADHIEEMVLRLAVVFLVGAAATSIALLWSSQAIGLIWENVFPGPAAEVPPPHVYAPLELWLTRIKVAALAGIMVAIPMLVYQGYLFMRPGLYPNERKYYLAAVPTSVVLAGIGMFVSFIVVLPILFEYFTFYSEGSADIAYALGETFGLIITLTGFLAIVFQIPLLIILAVMMGVTTRRWLADKRLYFWAAFAGLSFMFTIDPTLMAPIIVAIIMIILFEGTLLLLKWTGRE from the coding sequence ATCGAAGGCGAAGACGACCCCGCCGGCGTCGGCACCAGTCCCGACCTCAGCCACCTCGAGGAACCCGCCCCCGAACCGCCGGGAGAGACCGACACCGACGCCGATGCGACCGCCAGCCCAGAAGCGAAGACCGACGGCCACGGCCACCACGACGGGGCGCGAGACCGCCAGGAGCCGAGCTATCCGGACCCCGACGACGACATCGGCGGCATCTCGACGCCACCGGACGACGAGGAGATGCCCCTGGCCGATCACATCGAGGAGATGGTCCTCCGGCTGGCCGTCGTCTTCCTCGTCGGTGCGGCCGCGACGTCCATCGCACTGTTGTGGTCCTCACAGGCCATCGGACTCATCTGGGAAAACGTCTTCCCCGGACCTGCCGCCGAGGTGCCGCCGCCGCACGTCTACGCCCCGCTCGAACTCTGGCTGACCCGGATCAAGGTCGCCGCGCTAGCGGGGATCATGGTCGCGATTCCGATGCTCGTCTACCAGGGCTACCTGTTCATGCGCCCGGGGCTGTACCCCAACGAGCGCAAGTACTACCTCGCGGCGGTGCCGACCAGCGTCGTCCTCGCCGGAATCGGGATGTTCGTCTCGTTCATCGTCGTGTTGCCGATCCTGTTCGAGTACTTCACGTTCTATTCAGAGGGGAGCGCCGACATCGCCTATGCCCTCGGCGAGACGTTCGGCCTCATAATCACGCTGACCGGCTTCCTCGCGATCGTCTTCCAGATTCCGTTGCTGATCATCCTCGCGGTCATGATGGGCGTGACAACCCGTCGGTGGCTGGCCGACAAACGGCTGTACTTCTGGGCGGCTTTCGCCGGCTTGTCGTTCATGTTCACCATCGACCCGACGCTGATGGCGCCGATCATCGTCGCGATCATCATGATCATCCTCTTCGAGGGGACCTTGCTCCTGCTCAAGTGGACCGGGCGGGAGTGA